In Methanosarcina siciliae T4/M, one genomic interval encodes:
- a CDS encoding ABC transporter permease, which translates to MIQGRVVYVLWRREMIKYFRARSRIAGAIGMPAFMLIFQGMGFRRVEFPGLPESIEYFQYLVPGIIGMTLLFTAAYAGMSVIMDKQFGFLKEVMVTPASRISIVLGMISGSATTSLIQALIIMMMSVLLGFRLPFLPAILASFVIMVLISMIFINIGLILSSVLKDFHGFSTVINFIAFPLFLLSGALFPVSNLPASIRILSFFDPLTYGVDALRGVLIGHCEFSIVLDMCILLTLSVLMVCASGYFFRRAETI; encoded by the coding sequence ATGATTCAGGGAAGAGTTGTATATGTCCTCTGGCGGCGTGAGATGATTAAGTATTTCAGGGCCAGGTCCAGAATAGCGGGTGCGATTGGCATGCCGGCTTTTATGTTGATCTTTCAGGGTATGGGCTTCAGGCGAGTGGAATTTCCGGGCCTCCCCGAATCTATAGAATATTTCCAGTATCTTGTGCCGGGTATTATCGGGATGACCCTTCTCTTTACGGCTGCTTATGCAGGCATGAGTGTTATAATGGACAAGCAGTTCGGATTTTTGAAAGAAGTTATGGTAACTCCTGCAAGCAGAATCTCTATTGTCCTCGGGATGATCTCCGGAAGTGCAACCACCTCACTCATTCAGGCCCTTATTATTATGATGATGTCGGTATTACTTGGTTTCAGGCTGCCTTTCCTTCCTGCAATCCTGGCCTCTTTCGTGATAATGGTTCTTATATCGATGATCTTTATAAACATAGGCTTGATTTTGTCCTCCGTACTGAAGGATTTTCACGGTTTCAGCACGGTTATTAATTTTATTGCATTCCCTCTGTTTCTTTTATCCGGAGCTTTATTCCCTGTTTCGAATTTACCTGCCTCAATAAGGATTCTGTCTTTCTTTGATCCGTTGACGTACGGGGTGGATGCCCTGAGAGGAGTATTGATCGGTCACTGTGAATTCTCAATTGTTCTGGACATGTGTATCCTTTTAACACTGTCAGTTCTGATGGTCTGCGCAAGTGGTTATTTCTTCCGGAGGGCTGAGACAATATAA
- a CDS encoding ABC transporter permease, whose translation MVKDRNSFIFRLLSTLFVILAINFFLPRMMPGDPFSTTSADEVGEEIIIMTEEQRLYYMNYYGLDRPLHEQFLVYMKNLMTGDLGRSIYYKMPVRDVIMLHLPWTVLIVVGATVTSTISGVVLGTMSAKNRKKGSDRLMMAGMISFAEIPSFLLGLLLLLVFSVYLRLFPLAGAVTPFADYNGPAEQAWDILYHAFLPIVTLSLSQLTGVYLLTRNTLITVTTKDYIRTARAKGLGEKTVWIRHALRNALLPVVTRTGFMIGIMMGGVVLVESVFSYPGIGMTLRSAVVGRDYPLIQGILLIIAVSILICNLLVDKIYGKLDPRVGT comes from the coding sequence ATGGTAAAGGACAGGAATTCGTTTATTTTCAGGTTATTATCAACCCTTTTTGTAATTCTTGCCATTAATTTTTTCCTTCCGAGGATGATGCCCGGAGACCCGTTCTCAACCACTTCCGCAGATGAGGTAGGGGAAGAAATTATCATAATGACAGAAGAGCAGCGGCTTTATTACATGAACTATTACGGCCTTGACAGGCCGCTTCATGAACAGTTCCTGGTATATATGAAAAACCTGATGACGGGTGACCTGGGCAGGAGCATTTATTACAAAATGCCTGTCAGGGATGTAATAATGCTCCACCTCCCCTGGACTGTATTGATTGTCGTTGGTGCAACCGTGACCAGTACAATCTCGGGGGTGGTTCTCGGGACCATGTCGGCAAAGAACCGTAAAAAAGGGAGTGACAGACTTATGATGGCGGGCATGATCTCCTTTGCGGAAATTCCCTCATTTCTGCTTGGCCTGCTCCTCCTTCTGGTTTTCAGTGTATATCTCAGGCTTTTCCCGCTTGCAGGTGCTGTAACTCCCTTTGCGGACTATAATGGCCCGGCAGAACAGGCCTGGGACATCCTGTACCATGCCTTTCTGCCCATTGTGACCCTATCTCTTTCACAGCTTACCGGGGTGTACCTGCTCACCAGAAATACCCTGATTACAGTGACCACCAAGGACTACATCAGGACTGCCCGGGCCAAAGGGCTGGGGGAAAAAACCGTATGGATCAGGCATGCCCTCCGAAATGCCCTGCTCCCGGTAGTGACAAGAACAGGTTTTATGATCGGCATAATGATGGGTGGGGTTGTACTTGTTGAGAGTGTTTTTTCTTATCCCGGCATAGGGATGACACTCCGAAGTGCCGTAGTCGGTCGGGATTATCCTCTTATCCAGGGAATTCTCCTGATAATTGCAGTTTCCATACTTATCTGCAATCTGCTCGTTGACAAAATATACGGGAAACTTGACCCGAGAGTTGGGACATAA
- a CDS encoding ATP-binding cassette domain-containing protein — protein sequence MSAIIVKELTKKFGEFTAVDGVSFSVEPGELFGLLGPNGAGKTTIINMLTTLLLPTAGDAEIAGYDLKRDPHEIRNNIGIIFQDPSLDIGLTGRENLEFHAMMYNIGSGERNKRIREVLDVVGLADKADILVENYSGGMKRRLEIARGLIHYPKVLFLDEPTLGLDAQTRRSIWEHIRKLNRNYGTCVILTTHYMEEADFLCDRIAIIDHGKIVALDTPAGLKNCLRGDCVSLTVEGRVELIAAALGEKEWVREIVPNGKTLDVILSDYGTNIPYIFQTAGNLGVGISSINFSKPSLEDVFLRLTGSIIREQEGSRQSARRDRMRRRMLR from the coding sequence ATGAGTGCAATAATAGTTAAAGAGCTGACAAAAAAGTTCGGAGAATTTACTGCCGTAGACGGCGTCTCATTCTCGGTTGAGCCCGGTGAGCTTTTCGGGCTTTTAGGCCCTAACGGGGCGGGAAAGACAACCATAATCAATATGCTGACTACTCTTCTCCTTCCTACTGCAGGTGATGCTGAAATCGCAGGATATGATCTTAAAAGGGATCCTCATGAGATCAGGAATAATATCGGAATAATATTTCAGGACCCTTCTCTTGATATAGGGCTTACAGGGAGGGAAAATCTTGAATTTCACGCCATGATGTATAACATCGGTTCGGGTGAGCGAAATAAAAGAATCCGGGAAGTGCTTGATGTTGTGGGGCTGGCTGATAAAGCCGATATCCTTGTTGAAAATTATTCGGGCGGAATGAAGAGGCGGCTTGAAATCGCAAGGGGGCTGATTCATTATCCGAAAGTCTTGTTTCTGGACGAGCCTACCCTCGGGCTTGATGCCCAGACCAGGAGATCGATATGGGAGCATATCCGAAAGCTGAACCGAAATTACGGGACCTGTGTCATTCTGACCACCCATTATATGGAAGAGGCTGATTTCCTCTGCGATCGCATTGCGATAATTGACCATGGAAAGATAGTCGCGCTTGATACTCCGGCAGGTCTGAAGAACTGCCTTCGGGGGGATTGTGTCAGCCTGACTGTTGAGGGAAGGGTCGAACTCATTGCTGCTGCCCTCGGGGAGAAGGAATGGGTGCGAGAAATTGTCCCTAACGGAAAAACACTTGATGTTATCCTTTCGGATTATGGAACAAATATTCCTTATATTTTTCAGACCGCCGGCAATCTGGGGGTCGGGATCAGTTCGATAAATTTCAGTAAACCGAGTCTTGAAGATGTTTTTCTCCGCCTGACAGGTTCGATAATACGGGAACAGGAAGGCAGCAGGCAGTCAGCCAGGCGGGACCGGATGAGAAGGAGGATGCTCCGATGA
- a CDS encoding class I SAM-dependent methyltransferase, whose amino-acid sequence MELQQKDDIDNLVECWKKATGNGLIHDEGRMAAFWNKRSDNYANNIEKDKRKKRTDEILEFLGEAGFNPEGSRILDIGCGPGTLSLPLARLGAEVTALDISSGMLNRLKDAVKQESLPVDVIECSWWTADIDELGFRNKFDLVIASMTPGIKDVENLNMMMACSKNFCYYSNFLRRVEDKAYRDIRSSILGEKSENNMNGVIYPFMYLYLSGYTPSLKINHSEWKDETNWKEAAEQAIGFIGRGRDFDDETKEKIMDYYQNASPDGTYRSESDVYTGMMVWEVNGR is encoded by the coding sequence ATGGAATTGCAGCAAAAAGATGATATTGATAACCTGGTCGAATGCTGGAAAAAAGCCACGGGGAACGGGCTGATCCACGATGAGGGAAGGATGGCAGCTTTCTGGAACAAACGTTCCGATAACTATGCCAATAACATTGAAAAAGACAAACGAAAGAAGAGAACCGACGAAATTCTCGAATTTCTTGGAGAAGCCGGTTTTAATCCGGAAGGTTCCAGGATCCTGGATATCGGGTGCGGACCCGGTACCCTCTCTCTTCCTCTTGCCCGGCTTGGAGCAGAGGTAACTGCACTTGACATCTCGTCCGGAATGCTCAACAGACTAAAAGACGCCGTAAAACAGGAGTCTCTTCCGGTAGATGTCATTGAATGCTCCTGGTGGACGGCAGACATAGATGAGCTTGGATTTCGGAACAAATTCGACCTTGTGATCGCCTCCATGACCCCCGGGATAAAAGACGTTGAAAACCTCAATATGATGATGGCCTGTTCAAAAAATTTCTGTTATTACAGTAACTTCCTTCGAAGAGTTGAGGATAAGGCGTATCGGGATATCCGGAGTTCGATACTCGGGGAAAAATCCGAGAATAACATGAACGGCGTAATTTATCCATTCATGTATCTTTATCTCTCAGGCTACACTCCCTCCCTCAAGATCAATCATTCCGAATGGAAGGATGAAACAAACTGGAAAGAAGCGGCAGAACAGGCAATAGGGTTCATCGGAAGGGGCCGGGATTTTGATGACGAAACAAAGGAAAAAATAATGGACTATTATCAGAATGCCTCCCCGGATGGAACCTACCGCTCCGAGTCGGATGTGTATACCGGGATGATGGTCTGGGAAGTTAACGGCAGATAA
- a CDS encoding methylamine methyltransferase corrinoid protein reductive activase, with protein MYGIALDLGTSGFRAQLIDLETKKVVRTAMTMRHPLPGGNVIDHLDFALEVGEDIANSIILDAVNKIIGTFGVDPACIRKLVVCGNPIQLSLFQNSEIRDLAFAGKNMQRRLGVDNVDRSARVFPASELFRGVLNLPNCEITVPPAIAHEIGADALAMMIETDFLNQKEVSIVTDYGTNAEMAIKAGDRIITGSAAAGPAIEGQGISCGMIASPGVISDVNLEKKCTEGCTENDFWRLTVLDEKMEGRPGALIDPVSGEIVERGEIEAVGITGTGVIAVISLAMETGIMEQPPKLPDGRLILGNGIEITNEDVAEAGKAIGAIRAAQLTLLLEAGVPFEELENVYMSGASGTYVDSRKARKIGSCPDFSKKTVQFGNTSIALARELLLDESRLKEVIALAGTIKADHLMMATSETFKNIYTCELSYWTEGMSMKLYKKFFKMYKYPPLPEPVEDAVLEKRVSKDIEETGNVPVEIVEDVGITVEVPVEGCIQCSRCNEECPENALVTIERNGIFFASCRTQDCLGTSCRRCVRACPIKAIDFKNIAIHNTGGLQKGSITGGVY; from the coding sequence ATGTACGGGATCGCACTTGATCTGGGTACCAGCGGCTTTCGAGCGCAGCTCATAGACCTGGAAACAAAAAAAGTTGTAAGAACTGCCATGACGATGAGGCACCCCCTACCAGGGGGCAATGTGATCGACCACCTGGACTTCGCACTGGAAGTCGGGGAAGATATTGCAAACAGCATCATTCTGGATGCGGTTAATAAAATTATTGGGACTTTTGGGGTAGACCCTGCCTGCATTCGGAAACTTGTTGTATGCGGAAACCCTATCCAACTTTCGCTTTTCCAGAACTCGGAAATAAGGGACCTGGCCTTTGCAGGAAAAAACATGCAGAGAAGGCTTGGAGTCGATAACGTGGACAGGAGTGCCAGGGTCTTTCCGGCCTCCGAACTTTTCAGGGGGGTACTGAACCTTCCTAACTGTGAGATAACCGTGCCTCCGGCTATTGCCCATGAGATCGGAGCCGATGCTCTGGCAATGATGATCGAAACCGATTTCCTGAACCAGAAAGAGGTCTCCATTGTTACCGACTACGGAACTAACGCTGAAATGGCAATAAAAGCAGGAGACCGGATCATCACAGGCAGCGCGGCTGCAGGCCCGGCCATTGAGGGACAGGGTATCAGCTGCGGAATGATTGCAAGCCCGGGTGTGATTTCCGACGTAAACCTCGAAAAGAAATGTACTGAAGGTTGTACGGAAAATGACTTCTGGCGGCTTACGGTTCTGGACGAAAAGATGGAAGGAAGACCCGGAGCCCTTATCGACCCTGTCAGCGGCGAGATTGTAGAGAGAGGAGAAATCGAAGCCGTGGGAATTACCGGGACCGGGGTAATTGCAGTCATTTCGCTTGCAATGGAAACGGGAATTATGGAACAACCTCCTAAACTGCCCGACGGAAGGCTGATCCTCGGCAATGGGATAGAGATTACAAACGAAGATGTCGCCGAAGCCGGGAAAGCCATCGGGGCAATTCGGGCAGCCCAGCTCACCCTGCTGCTTGAAGCGGGAGTGCCTTTTGAGGAACTGGAAAACGTCTACATGTCAGGCGCGTCCGGGACATACGTGGACTCAAGGAAAGCCAGGAAAATAGGTTCCTGCCCGGATTTCTCAAAGAAAACGGTTCAGTTTGGGAACACTTCTATCGCGCTTGCACGCGAACTTCTCCTTGACGAGTCCAGGCTCAAGGAGGTAATTGCCCTAGCAGGAACGATAAAAGCCGACCACCTGATGATGGCTACCAGCGAGACCTTCAAAAACATCTATACCTGCGAGCTTTCCTACTGGACCGAAGGCATGAGCATGAAACTGTACAAAAAGTTCTTTAAGATGTACAAATATCCGCCTCTCCCGGAACCGGTAGAAGATGCAGTGCTGGAAAAGAGGGTCTCAAAGGATATCGAGGAAACCGGAAACGTGCCTGTGGAAATCGTGGAAGACGTGGGGATCACCGTAGAGGTGCCCGTGGAAGGCTGTATCCAGTGCAGCCGCTGTAACGAAGAATGCCCGGAAAATGCCCTTGTGACCATCGAGAGAAATGGGATTTTCTTTGCAAGCTGCAGGACTCAGGACTGCCTGGGGACAAGCTGCAGGCGCTGCGTCCGGGCCTGCCCGATAAAGGCGATAGACTTCAAGAATATCGCAATTCACAACACAGGTGGCCTTCAGAAAGGCAGTATTACCGGCGGGGTCTACTGA
- a CDS encoding ABC transporter permease, with protein sequence MIKDVAAPGNAGILSFIQALNTYKINQIISSVARPFSRFSTEGKIGIFGVICIILMAVFAPVITMYPPQKITGDSLEAPGPGHILGTDELGMDIWSQICYGARMSLTIGLAVAFAAGFGGGAIGILAGYMGGHIDQALMRVIDVTMALPSFPLLIVISAFLGPSILNIIFVLVLFSWAKPARIARSQTLALKKNNYIIAARNYGATPFYLLRKHIFPEVLPVLFVLVIGISSHAIIAEAGLAFLGLGDPTSKSWGMMLNHATGFRSIYFTPYWQWWLLPPLLMLIFLLLCLAFISRDMERILDPKLKIKKGF encoded by the coding sequence ATGATAAAGGATGTTGCTGCCCCTGGAAATGCCGGAATACTCTCTTTTATTCAGGCTTTGAACACTTACAAAATTAACCAAATTATCAGCAGTGTAGCCAGGCCGTTCTCCAGGTTCAGTACTGAAGGTAAAATTGGGATCTTTGGCGTTATCTGTATTATTTTAATGGCAGTTTTTGCTCCTGTAATAACAATGTATCCTCCTCAGAAAATCACAGGGGATTCCCTTGAGGCTCCGGGTCCCGGGCACATACTCGGAACCGATGAACTTGGAATGGATATCTGGTCACAGATATGTTACGGGGCAAGAATGAGCCTTACAATAGGGCTTGCCGTAGCTTTTGCGGCAGGTTTCGGGGGAGGAGCTATCGGAATACTGGCCGGATATATGGGAGGGCATATTGACCAGGCTCTGATGAGGGTAATCGATGTGACAATGGCCCTTCCTAGTTTTCCTCTCCTGATTGTAATATCCGCTTTTCTCGGCCCGAGTATTCTTAACATAATCTTTGTACTCGTGCTTTTCAGCTGGGCAAAACCCGCCCGTATTGCCCGTTCCCAGACGCTTGCATTAAAGAAGAACAACTACATTATTGCTGCCAGGAATTACGGTGCAACGCCATTTTACCTGCTCCGGAAGCATATATTTCCTGAAGTTTTGCCTGTTTTGTTCGTGCTCGTTATCGGAATATCCTCCCACGCAATCATAGCCGAAGCGGGCCTTGCCTTTCTGGGCCTTGGAGACCCTACTTCCAAGAGCTGGGGGATGATGCTTAATCATGCAACCGGTTTTCGTTCGATATATTTTACGCCTTACTGGCAATGGTGGCTTTTGCCTCCGTTGCTTATGCTCATTTTCCTCCTGCTCTGTCTGGCTTTCATAAGCAGGGATATGGAAAGGATACTTGATCCGAAATTAAAGATCAAAAAAGGGTTCTGA
- a CDS encoding dipeptide ABC transporter ATP-binding protein: MSLLKINDLKCHYLTDIDTVKAVDGISFEIEEGEILGVVGESGSGKTTVALGIMGLLPENTAIYGEILYRGELISSLPEAGMDKLRWKDIAIVFQNGLEVMNPVMKVGIQVTEPMIRHLGLSPESARSKCADLFRTVGLDPKWMDSYPHQLSGGMRQRVLLAMALSCDPKLLILDEVTSALDAFTRKEIRDLLVDLQKKNGYTMLMISHDITFVSSVASRIVVMYSGRVVETGPVRDILVSPRHPYTRGLVHSTPDIFVYKDLWGIPGDIPAGDGFKGCPFSPRCTQKIEICSKASPVLTPIGGGREIACHRGGIAGLLEAKNLNFRYRLPDGEYLQAVDNVSLEVREGEVLAIVGQTGSGKSTLAHILANVIKPECGEVFFMDGNVSKENYGNRFSGIQIVFQDPFSSTSSRFTVLDAIKEPLYINKIGSNGDRLQMVKNALELVRLPTTDNFLGKYCGELSGGQRQRVALARAMVMEPKLLIADEITSALDVSTSANVLRLLKGLQNRRGFAMIYISHDLSLTLKIADRIAVMNSGKIVEVGNSHDVMLSPSDEYTKRLVGSRIGLCCHTH; the protein is encoded by the coding sequence ATGAGTCTGCTTAAAATCAATGATCTTAAATGCCATTATCTGACTGATATTGATACTGTAAAGGCTGTTGACGGTATTTCTTTTGAAATCGAAGAAGGAGAAATTCTGGGCGTTGTAGGAGAATCGGGAAGTGGCAAGACCACTGTTGCCCTCGGAATCATGGGGCTTTTGCCGGAAAATACGGCCATTTACGGGGAAATTCTGTACAGGGGTGAGCTAATCTCTTCTCTGCCCGAAGCCGGGATGGATAAACTCAGATGGAAGGATATAGCAATAGTTTTTCAAAACGGCCTGGAGGTTATGAACCCTGTTATGAAAGTAGGCATCCAGGTAACGGAACCAATGATCAGGCATCTCGGTCTCAGCCCTGAGAGCGCCCGGAGTAAATGTGCCGACCTCTTCCGGACTGTAGGCCTTGACCCTAAATGGATGGATTCGTATCCTCACCAGCTCTCCGGGGGCATGAGGCAGAGGGTTCTTCTGGCAATGGCCCTTTCATGTGATCCCAAATTACTGATCCTTGATGAAGTTACATCCGCCCTTGATGCATTTACCCGAAAGGAGATCAGGGACCTTCTTGTCGACCTTCAGAAGAAGAACGGGTATACGATGTTAATGATCTCTCATGACATCACTTTTGTGTCTTCCGTGGCGTCCAGGATTGTTGTTATGTATTCCGGGAGGGTTGTTGAAACCGGCCCTGTAAGGGATATTCTCGTATCTCCCCGCCATCCCTATACAAGGGGGCTTGTCCATTCTACCCCTGATATTTTTGTTTATAAAGATTTATGGGGAATTCCCGGAGATATACCGGCAGGGGACGGGTTTAAAGGCTGTCCTTTCAGCCCGAGATGCACACAAAAAATAGAGATTTGCAGTAAAGCTTCCCCGGTCCTGACGCCCATCGGAGGCGGGCGGGAAATTGCATGCCATAGAGGCGGCATAGCAGGGCTTCTGGAGGCAAAAAACCTGAATTTCAGGTATCGTCTTCCGGATGGCGAATATCTTCAGGCAGTTGATAATGTCAGTCTGGAAGTGAGGGAGGGAGAGGTTCTTGCAATTGTAGGCCAGACAGGTTCGGGTAAGTCAACCCTGGCTCATATCCTTGCAAACGTAATAAAGCCTGAATGCGGAGAAGTATTTTTTATGGACGGGAATGTCAGCAAGGAGAACTATGGAAACAGGTTCAGTGGCATTCAGATCGTATTCCAGGATCCTTTCAGTTCAACCAGCAGCAGGTTTACCGTTCTTGATGCAATCAAAGAGCCTCTTTATATCAATAAGATAGGGTCCAACGGAGACAGGTTGCAAATGGTTAAAAACGCCCTTGAACTTGTTCGTCTCCCAACTACTGATAATTTCCTTGGCAAATATTGCGGGGAACTCAGCGGCGGGCAGAGGCAGAGGGTTGCACTTGCCAGAGCAATGGTTATGGAGCCAAAACTCCTTATTGCCGATGAGATTACTTCGGCTCTGGATGTTTCAACCTCTGCAAATGTATTGCGCCTTTTAAAGGGTCTTCAGAACAGGAGAGGATTTGCAATGATATACATTTCACATGACCTTTCCCTTACCCTGAAGATTGCGGACAGAATAGCCGTTATGAATTCCGGAAAGATCGTAGAGGTGGGTAATTCCCATGATGTAATGCTTTCACCCTCGGATGAGTATACAAAAAGGCTTGTTGGTTCAAGAATAGGACTGTGCTGTCATACTCATTAA
- a CDS encoding uroporphyrinogen decarboxylase family protein, translating into MASRMTSPERMAAVISGQKPDRIPVVPFIEGYAAQITGISLGDFYADGDKCFEAQFASMRLHGYEQTPMYGYASCGAWEFGGEIGFPYGKGQGAPFVTKHPVKTIEDIDKLEVPDFGREVPGAYKIADRVATRCVELGMPATVQIGSIFTAASVVADTSEFLAWLIMEPKAVHVLLDKVTDMFVNALDYFADKYGPESLLPFDGGPSESNNMISPQMFEEFAYPYMKKVHTRVKELGIHAVLMHPCANQNLNLPYYIKLREEMNWAGKYLWLFGPETPIKDQIKAFGDHDVICGNVNPPLFLTNSYEELLEICRQNIEEGINSPSGFVLSPGCEFPVNAAPVKVMAMVDAAEKYGRYE; encoded by the coding sequence ATGGCGTCCAGAATGACATCACCGGAACGTATGGCGGCTGTTATATCAGGCCAAAAACCTGATCGTATACCAGTGGTCCCGTTTATAGAGGGATATGCTGCGCAAATTACAGGTATATCTCTTGGAGATTTTTACGCGGATGGGGACAAATGTTTTGAGGCACAGTTTGCATCCATGCGGCTTCATGGTTATGAGCAAACCCCTATGTATGGGTATGCCTCGTGCGGGGCCTGGGAATTCGGAGGAGAGATAGGTTTTCCTTACGGAAAAGGGCAGGGTGCGCCTTTTGTAACAAAACATCCTGTGAAAACTATTGAAGATATAGACAAACTTGAAGTCCCGGATTTTGGCAGGGAAGTACCTGGCGCATACAAAATTGCAGATAGAGTCGCAACCCGGTGTGTTGAGCTCGGGATGCCGGCTACCGTGCAAATCGGCAGTATTTTTACTGCAGCTTCGGTTGTTGCGGATACATCCGAATTCCTGGCATGGCTCATTATGGAACCAAAAGCTGTTCATGTCTTGCTTGACAAAGTAACTGACATGTTTGTCAATGCTCTGGATTATTTTGCAGATAAGTACGGTCCCGAAAGCCTGCTTCCGTTTGATGGAGGGCCGTCCGAATCAAATAATATGATTTCCCCGCAGATGTTTGAGGAGTTTGCATACCCGTATATGAAAAAAGTTCATACTCGTGTAAAAGAACTGGGAATACATGCCGTGCTTATGCATCCGTGTGCTAATCAGAACCTGAATCTCCCATACTATATAAAGTTAAGGGAAGAGATGAATTGGGCTGGTAAATATCTCTGGCTCTTCGGCCCGGAAACGCCTATTAAAGATCAGATCAAAGCTTTTGGCGACCACGATGTTATCTGTGGCAATGTCAATCCCCCGCTTTTCCTCACAAATTCATATGAAGAACTCCTGGAAATATGCAGGCAGAATATCGAAGAAGGCATTAATTCTCCTTCCGGGTTTGTTCTGTCACCCGGTTGCGAGTTTCCGGTCAATGCTGCTCCCGTAAAAGTGATGGCAATGGTGGATGCAGCAGAAAAATACGGTAGATACGAATGA